One segment of Thermoanaerobacter kivui DNA contains the following:
- the gap gene encoding type I glyceraldehyde-3-phosphate dehydrogenase, giving the protein MGIKVGINGFGRIGRNVFRAAFKKNVDLEFVAINNLTDAKTLAHLLKYDSTFGKFEGEVSATEDSLIVNGKEIKIFKETDPAKLPWGDLGVDIVIESTGRFTNKEDAVKHIKGGAKKVIITAPAKNEDITIVLGVNENMYDPQNHHVISNASCTTNCLAPLAKVIHDKFRIKRGMMTTVHSYTNDQRILDLPHSDLRRARSAAMSIIPTTTGAAKAIHLVIPDLKGKMNGLAMRVPTPDVSVVDLVAEVEVPVTVEEVNAALKEASETYLKGILGYTEEPLVSMDFKGDDRSSIVDASLTMVIDGTMVKAVSWYDNEWGYSNRVVDLAKYIAERL; this is encoded by the coding sequence ATGGGTATTAAAGTAGGTATTAATGGATTTGGCAGAATAGGAAGAAACGTATTTAGAGCAGCATTTAAGAAAAACGTCGACCTTGAATTTGTCGCTATTAACAATTTAACTGATGCAAAGACATTGGCACATTTATTAAAATACGATTCTACTTTTGGCAAATTTGAAGGAGAAGTATCTGCTACAGAAGACTCATTAATTGTAAATGGCAAAGAAATTAAGATTTTTAAAGAAACTGACCCTGCAAAGCTTCCTTGGGGCGATTTAGGAGTAGACATTGTAATTGAATCAACAGGTAGGTTTACAAATAAAGAAGATGCTGTAAAGCATATTAAAGGTGGAGCAAAGAAAGTCATAATTACAGCACCTGCAAAAAATGAGGATATAACGATTGTGTTAGGCGTAAATGAGAACATGTACGATCCTCAAAACCATCATGTAATTTCAAACGCTTCTTGTACAACTAACTGCTTAGCGCCATTAGCAAAAGTCATTCATGACAAATTCCGTATCAAAAGAGGTATGATGACAACAGTTCACTCTTACACAAATGACCAAAGAATACTTGACTTACCTCACAGTGATTTAAGAAGAGCAAGGTCTGCTGCTATGTCAATAATTCCTACTACTACAGGAGCGGCGAAGGCTATCCATTTAGTAATTCCTGATTTGAAAGGGAAAATGAACGGTTTAGCTATGAGGGTTCCAACTCCTGACGTATCAGTAGTAGACCTTGTAGCAGAAGTCGAAGTTCCTGTTACAGTAGAAGAAGTCAATGCAGCATTAAAAGAAGCTTCAGAGACATATCTAAAAGGCATTTTGGGTTATACAGAAGAGCCATTAGTTTCAATGGACTTCAAAGGAGACGACAGGTCCTCTATTGTAGATGCTTCGTTGACAATGGTAATAGATGGAACAATGGTAAAAGCTGTTTCTTGGTATGACAATGAATGGGGTTACTCCAACAGAGTCGTAGACCTTGCAAAATATATTGCTGAGAGACTCTAA
- a CDS encoding sugar-binding transcriptional regulator — MKDIITLQQKIVPELIELLQKRYTIMRNIYFNQPIGRRALSHRLNMGERIIRTEVSFLKAQGLVDVNPLGMTITKEGEELIENLKDFIHELKGLNNIESLLEDKLNIEKAIIVPGDIEQDPMIKKELGKSAANYLKTIINYDSIIALTGGSTVLEVANGMPQLYSQSNIVVVPARGGLGKEVEKQANTIASVLAKKLGGTYKMLHVPDNLGKEAVKSLLNEPDIKDVVETLKKADILIFGIGRSDVMAERRNLTEETKKFLMERNATAEALGYYFDKEGKVVYATPSIFLTLEDLKFVKNLVAVSGGKNKAQAIVSTCRSGSVKVLVTDEGAAFEILKIV, encoded by the coding sequence ATGAAAGATATCATAACTTTGCAACAGAAAATAGTACCAGAGCTTATAGAACTTCTCCAAAAAAGATATACTATAATGCGTAATATATATTTTAATCAGCCTATAGGGCGACGTGCACTTTCGCATCGGCTGAATATGGGCGAAAGAATAATCAGAACTGAGGTATCTTTTTTGAAAGCACAAGGATTGGTGGACGTAAATCCATTGGGTATGACCATAACTAAAGAGGGAGAAGAATTAATTGAGAATTTGAAAGATTTTATACATGAGCTGAAGGGTCTTAACAATATTGAGAGTTTATTAGAGGACAAGCTCAACATAGAGAAAGCCATAATTGTACCAGGAGACATAGAACAAGACCCTATGATAAAAAAAGAATTAGGAAAATCAGCAGCGAATTACCTAAAAACTATAATAAATTATGACAGCATCATTGCTTTAACTGGTGGTTCAACTGTGCTGGAAGTCGCTAATGGAATGCCTCAGCTGTATTCGCAATCAAATATAGTAGTTGTGCCTGCAAGGGGTGGATTGGGTAAAGAAGTGGAAAAGCAAGCAAACACAATTGCTTCAGTTTTAGCCAAGAAACTTGGCGGTACATATAAGATGTTGCACGTCCCGGATAATTTAGGCAAGGAGGCAGTAAAAAGCCTTCTTAATGAACCTGACATAAAAGATGTGGTGGAGACTTTGAAAAAGGCTGATATATTGATATTTGGCATAGGACGTTCTGATGTGATGGCGGAAAGAAGGAATTTGACAGAAGAGACTAAAAAGTTTTTGATGGAGCGTAATGCTACCGCAGAAGCTTTAGGATATTATTTTGATAAAGAAGGTAAGGTAGTTTACGCAACTCCCAGCATTTTCTTGACTTTGGAAGACTTGAAGTTTGTTAAAAATTTAGTAGCTGTATCCGGCGGGAAAAATAAGGCTCAAGCTATTGTTTCTACTTGCAGAAGTGGCAGTGTAAAAGTGCTTGTGACTGATGAAGGAGCTGCCTTTGAAATTTTAAAAATTGTTTAA
- the rpoN gene encoding RNA polymerase factor sigma-54 → MKMEFDLRLQQTQKLIMTPELKQAIEILQLNSLELNALIERELETNPLLEKEEAGEEEDIYDLYELSKYIREVEEKSYYDDFDDEEMDEINYENFVSSKPSLLDHLMFQLHITPISPKMQKICEYIIFSLSPTGYLKEDVEEIANSLECSIDEVLEGLAIVQSFDPPGIGARNLQECLKLQLMAEDNYKGLIKEFVDYHLNEIAEGKYSYLAKLYNVSLKEVQAAVDVIKRLNPKPGSSFSSTADVKYIVPDVQVVKRNGEYFVIVNDSLLPRLKINNYYQAILKSHDEEAKKYVSSKLQSAIWLIKGLESRRETLYKVVKAIVEIQKDFFERGVSYLKPMTQKQIADMVGIHESTVSRAINGKYVDTPRGLFKIKFFFQSGISNKNGSEFSAETIKNLIKKLIEEEDPKSPLSDQKIADILKEKNINISRRTVAKYREECNIPSTIKRRRY, encoded by the coding sequence ATGAAAATGGAATTTGATTTGAGACTCCAGCAAACTCAAAAACTCATAATGACGCCTGAATTAAAACAGGCTATTGAAATTTTGCAACTTAATTCGCTGGAGCTTAATGCCCTTATAGAAAGAGAATTAGAAACAAATCCCCTTCTTGAAAAAGAAGAGGCAGGGGAAGAAGAGGACATATACGATTTGTATGAGTTGTCTAAGTATATAAGGGAAGTTGAGGAGAAAAGCTATTATGATGATTTTGACGATGAAGAAATGGATGAAATTAATTATGAGAATTTTGTGTCTTCAAAGCCTTCATTATTAGACCATCTCATGTTCCAGCTTCACATAACTCCCATCTCTCCTAAGATGCAGAAAATATGTGAATATATAATATTCAGCTTGAGTCCAACTGGCTATTTAAAAGAAGATGTAGAAGAAATTGCCAATAGTTTAGAATGTAGTATAGATGAGGTGTTAGAAGGGCTCGCAATTGTCCAGTCTTTTGACCCGCCTGGAATTGGAGCCCGCAATTTGCAAGAATGTTTAAAACTACAGCTTATGGCTGAAGACAATTACAAGGGACTTATAAAAGAGTTTGTTGATTATCACCTTAATGAAATTGCTGAAGGTAAGTATTCTTATTTAGCAAAATTGTATAACGTTTCATTAAAAGAGGTTCAAGCAGCTGTGGATGTCATAAAAAGGTTAAATCCTAAGCCGGGAAGCAGTTTTTCTTCTACTGCAGATGTAAAGTATATTGTGCCAGACGTCCAGGTGGTAAAAAGAAATGGAGAATATTTTGTAATAGTAAACGATTCATTGCTGCCAAGGCTAAAGATTAACAATTACTATCAGGCGATACTAAAAAGTCACGATGAAGAAGCAAAAAAATATGTAAGTTCAAAGCTACAGTCTGCGATATGGCTTATAAAAGGTTTGGAAAGCAGAAGAGAGACTTTGTACAAAGTGGTTAAGGCTATAGTAGAGATACAAAAAGACTTTTTTGAAAGAGGAGTTAGCTATTTAAAACCTATGACGCAAAAACAAATCGCTGATATGGTAGGTATACATGAATCTACTGTTAGCAGAGCTATAAATGGCAAATACGTTGACACACCTCGTGGGCTTTTTAAGATAAAGTTCTTTTTTCAATCGGGTATATCCAATAAAAACGGTAGTGAATTTTCTGCTGAAACTATCAAAAACCTTATAAAAAAATTAATTGAAGAGGAAGACCCTAAAAGTCCTTTGAGCGACCAAAAAATAGCTGACATATTAAAAGAAAAAAATATTAATATTTCAAGAAGGACAGTGGCAAAATATAGAGAGGAATGCAACATTCCTTCCACCATAAAAAGAAGAAGATACTAA
- a CDS encoding Cof-type HAD-IIB family hydrolase, which translates to MQYKLIAIDMDDTLLRHDKTISKENIEALHKAHEKGIYVVISTGRVFASAYAYADIIGFRTYIIASNGALIRDPNNNTIYESLLNYDSMVEIIKVCQKYNTYFQLISDKTVFSPEITNKFQRYAEWNELFKTELKVDVQEIKEPLKELDKLKDSILKIIVFNEDVEVLKSIREKLSKNDSIQITSSYIDNIEIVNKGVSKGRALEILGGYLGIEREEMIAIGDSENDIEMIKFAGLGVAMENAIDEVKKVADFITKSNMEDGVKYVIDRFVLQS; encoded by the coding sequence ATGCAATATAAATTAATTGCCATTGATATGGATGATACTCTTTTAAGACATGATAAGACTATATCTAAAGAAAATATAGAGGCACTACACAAAGCTCATGAAAAAGGTATATATGTTGTAATATCGACAGGAAGGGTTTTTGCTTCTGCTTATGCATACGCTGATATTATTGGATTTAGGACCTACATTATTGCAAGCAATGGTGCTTTGATAAGGGACCCAAATAACAATACTATTTACGAAAGTCTGTTAAACTATGACAGCATGGTAGAAATTATAAAGGTTTGTCAAAAGTATAATACATATTTTCAGCTTATAAGTGACAAAACAGTGTTTTCGCCAGAAATAACAAATAAATTTCAAAGGTATGCTGAATGGAATGAGCTATTTAAGACAGAGTTAAAAGTGGATGTTCAGGAGATAAAGGAACCATTAAAAGAGTTGGATAAATTAAAAGATAGTATTTTAAAAATCATAGTTTTTAATGAGGATGTTGAAGTATTAAAAAGCATAAGAGAGAAATTGTCAAAAAATGACTCAATACAGATAACCAGTTCTTATATAGATAATATTGAAATTGTAAATAAAGGTGTCAGCAAAGGAAGGGCACTTGAAATTTTGGGAGGATATTTGGGAATTGAGAGAGAAGAAATGATAGCAATAGGGGATAGTGAAAACGACATAGAAATGATCAAATTTGCAGGATTAGGGGTAGCAATGGAAAATGCCATTGATGAAGTCAAGAAGGTGGCAGACTTTATCACCAAATCCAACATGGAAGATGGCGTGAAATATGTCATTGATAGGTTTGTATTACAATCATGA
- a CDS encoding acylphosphatase: protein MKKTVHLRITGHVQGVGLRYSVYQKALSLNIKGYAENLYDGSVEVVAEGEEENIKELIKFIKTGLRWARVDNVEERWSDYKGEYNDFRIY, encoded by the coding sequence ATGAAAAAAACTGTACATCTACGCATAACTGGTCATGTGCAGGGCGTAGGGTTGAGATATTCTGTTTATCAAAAAGCACTTTCCTTGAACATTAAAGGATACGCCGAAAATCTTTATGATGGCAGTGTAGAAGTGGTGGCAGAAGGAGAAGAAGAGAATATAAAAGAATTGATAAAATTCATTAAAACAGGTTTGAGATGGGCAAGAGTTGATAATGTAGAAGAAAGGTGGTCTGATTACAAAGGAGAGTATAATGATTTTCGAATTTATTGA
- a CDS encoding phosphoglycerate kinase: MKKTVRDIDVAGKRVLVRVDFNVPMDENKNITDDTRIKAALPTIEYLINHNAKVILVSHLGRPKGKVNPEYSLKPVAKRLSELLDRPVIMAEDVIGNDAKAKASALKEGEVLLLENVRFHAEEEKNDPQFAKELASLADIYVNDAFGTAHRAHASTAGVAAYLPAVSGFLIEKELTIMGEALENPKRPFVAILGGAKVSDKIGVITNLLEKVDSLLIGGGMAYTFIKAKGYEIGKSLLEEDKIELAKELMEKAKQKGVNLMLPIDTVIARELKSGVPYEVVDIDKMPQDQIGVDIGPKTIEEYSKVIKHAMTVVWNGPMGVFEIPEFAKGTEAIAKALSECKGITIVGGGDSAAAIEQLGYADKVTHISTGGGASLEFLEGKVLPGIDVLNDK; the protein is encoded by the coding sequence ATGAAAAAAACCGTGCGGGATATAGATGTGGCGGGAAAAAGAGTTTTAGTTAGAGTAGACTTTAATGTGCCTATGGATGAAAACAAAAATATAACAGATGATACTCGTATAAAAGCAGCACTTCCTACTATTGAGTATTTAATAAATCACAATGCTAAAGTAATACTGGTATCCCACTTGGGAAGACCAAAGGGCAAAGTAAATCCAGAATATTCTTTAAAACCTGTTGCAAAAAGGTTGTCAGAGCTTTTAGATAGACCGGTTATCATGGCGGAAGACGTAATTGGAAATGACGCAAAGGCAAAAGCTTCTGCATTAAAAGAAGGGGAAGTCTTACTTCTTGAAAATGTGAGATTCCACGCAGAAGAAGAGAAAAATGACCCTCAATTTGCAAAAGAGTTAGCTTCTTTAGCGGATATATATGTAAATGATGCTTTTGGTACAGCTCACAGGGCTCACGCTTCTACTGCAGGTGTTGCAGCGTATCTACCAGCAGTATCCGGATTTTTGATTGAAAAAGAACTTACTATAATGGGAGAAGCCCTCGAAAACCCAAAAAGGCCTTTTGTTGCAATATTAGGTGGGGCTAAAGTGTCTGACAAAATAGGCGTTATAACAAACTTGTTAGAGAAAGTAGACAGCCTTTTAATTGGCGGTGGTATGGCTTATACATTTATTAAAGCAAAAGGCTATGAAATTGGAAAATCTCTTTTAGAAGAGGACAAAATAGAGTTGGCAAAAGAATTGATGGAAAAGGCTAAGCAAAAAGGTGTAAATTTGATGCTGCCTATTGATACAGTTATTGCCAGGGAATTAAAATCAGGTGTACCTTATGAAGTAGTTGATATAGATAAAATGCCTCAAGACCAAATAGGAGTTGATATAGGACCTAAGACTATTGAGGAATACTCAAAAGTGATAAAACACGCGATGACTGTCGTGTGGAATGGACCTATGGGAGTTTTTGAAATACCTGAATTTGCAAAAGGCACAGAGGCTATTGCGAAAGCTTTGAGTGAGTGCAAAGGTATCACAATAGTAGGTGGTGGTGATTCTGCAGCCGCTATAGAACAATTAGGATATGCAGATAAAGTCACTCATATTTCTACCGGAGGAGGGGCTTCTTTAGAGTTTTTGGAAGGCAAAGTATTGCCAGGAATTGATGTTTTAAATGATAAGTAA